A genomic segment from Flavobacterium litorale encodes:
- a CDS encoding Ada metal-binding domain-containing protein has protein sequence MIEHLKTSEQQIRALIKNQHIQYGGNRNLKIYGTLQCKSGKRMYRKNRVFFTSENEALTQGYRPCGHCMKAAYKIWKNGLIQ, from the coding sequence ATGATAGAACATCTTAAAACAAGTGAGCAGCAAATAAGAGCATTAATAAAAAACCAACATATTCAGTATGGAGGTAATCGAAATTTAAAAATTTACGGAACTTTGCAATGCAAGTCAGGAAAACGAATGTATCGTAAAAATCGTGTGTTTTTCACTTCAGAAAACGAAGCCCTTACACAAGGTTATAGACCATGTGGACATTGTATGAAAGCAGCTTATAAAATTTGGAAAAATGGACTTATTCAATAA
- the fbaA gene encoding class II fructose-bisphosphate aldolase — MAHNIKPGVATGDQVQEIFDYAKQKGFALPAVNVTGSSTINSVMETAAKLNAPVIIQFSNGGGSFNAGKGLSNDGQQSAILGSIAGAKHIHTLAEAYGATVILHTDHCAKKLLPWIDGLLDASEAHFAAHGKPLFSSHMIDLSEEPIEENIEICKTYLTRMSKMGMTLEIELGITGGEEDGVDNTDVDSSKLYTQPDEVAYAYEELSKVSNRFTVAAAFGNVHGVYKPGNVKLTPKILKNSQEYVQKKFNTEANPVDFVFHGGSGSTLEEIREAIGYGVIKMNIDTDLQYAYTEGVRDYMGAKAEYLKSQIGNPEGDDVPNKKHYDPRKWVREGELTFNKRLEQAFEDLNNVNTL, encoded by the coding sequence ATGGCTCATAATATTAAACCCGGTGTAGCTACCGGCGATCAGGTTCAGGAAATTTTCGATTATGCCAAACAAAAAGGCTTTGCATTACCTGCAGTAAACGTTACAGGCTCTAGTACCATTAATAGTGTTATGGAAACTGCTGCAAAATTAAATGCACCCGTTATTATACAGTTTTCTAACGGTGGAGGGTCATTTAACGCAGGAAAAGGATTATCTAACGATGGGCAGCAGTCGGCTATACTTGGTTCAATTGCAGGAGCAAAACACATACACACGCTTGCCGAGGCTTACGGAGCAACAGTTATACTACACACAGATCACTGTGCTAAAAAATTACTCCCTTGGATAGATGGTTTATTAGATGCTAGCGAAGCACATTTTGCTGCACACGGAAAACCATTATTCAGCTCACACATGATTGATTTATCGGAAGAGCCTATCGAGGAGAATATTGAGATATGTAAAACATACCTTACCCGAATGAGCAAAATGGGAATGACCCTAGAGATTGAGCTTGGTATTACGGGTGGTGAGGAAGATGGTGTTGATAATACAGATGTTGATAGCTCTAAACTATACACACAACCCGACGAGGTAGCTTATGCGTACGAAGAACTAAGTAAAGTATCTAACCGTTTTACGGTTGCTGCTGCTTTTGGTAACGTACACGGGGTGTACAAACCTGGTAATGTAAAACTTACACCAAAAATTCTCAAAAACTCGCAAGAGTACGTGCAAAAGAAATTTAATACAGAGGCTAACCCTGTAGATTTTGTTTTCCACGGAGGTTCAGGTTCCACACTAGAGGAAATAAGAGAAGCTATTGGTTATGGTGTTATTAAAATGAATATTGATACCGACCTACAGTATGCTTATACCGAAGGGGTACGCGATTATATGGGGGCAAAAGCAGAATATTTAAAATCGCAAATTGGTAACCCTGAGGGTGACGATGTACCGAACAAAAAACACTACGACCCAAGAAAATGGGTACGCGAAGGCGAACTTACTTTTAACAAAAGACTTGAGCAGGCTTTTGAAGACCTAAACAACGTTAATACACTATAA
- the porT gene encoding type IX secretion/gliding motility protein PorT/SprT, giving the protein MKKLFLYTALLTGLLCQAQFGTQVFAKDPIVNLENFDKQRVHWGYFLGFNSYGFKMDYIDDPGVDVEVKGTTGFNVGLVGNLRLFEYLDLRFEPGLIYTQRNLSFPEVADEFDRLREVKSTYIHFPLLLKFSSKRTGNVRPYLVGGFSRTLNLSSNEDAQDDNLSGLFRMKRITNNWEIGFGVDLYFEYFKFSPSIRGVFGLNDELVRDNDPNSPYTGNIEAMRTRAIFVNFTFH; this is encoded by the coding sequence ATGAAAAAACTTTTTTTATATACGGCATTACTAACAGGGCTACTCTGCCAAGCGCAGTTTGGTACACAGGTATTTGCAAAAGACCCTATTGTTAACCTCGAAAATTTTGATAAGCAGCGTGTACACTGGGGTTATTTTTTGGGTTTTAATAGCTATGGTTTTAAAATGGATTATATTGATGACCCAGGTGTGGATGTAGAGGTAAAGGGAACTACAGGTTTTAACGTAGGGTTGGTAGGTAACCTACGCCTTTTTGAATATCTGGATTTACGATTTGAACCTGGCTTAATTTATACCCAACGAAATTTGAGTTTCCCAGAGGTAGCGGATGAATTTGATAGGCTTAGAGAAGTAAAATCTACCTATATTCATTTTCCGTTACTACTAAAATTCTCATCTAAAAGAACAGGGAATGTACGCCCGTACCTTGTAGGTGGTTTTTCTCGAACGCTTAACCTATCGAGTAACGAGGATGCACAGGACGATAACCTTTCGGGGCTTTTTCGTATGAAACGAATAACGAATAACTGGGAAATTGGTTTTGGTGTCGACCTGTACTTTGAGTATTTTAAATTCTCGCCCTCCATACGTGGCGTATTTGGTTTAAATGATGAGCTTGTTCGGGACAACGATCCTAACAGTCCATACACGGGGAATATAGAGGCAATGCGTACGCGCGCTATATTCGTAAACTTTACATTCCACTAA
- a CDS encoding TrmH family RNA methyltransferase, translating into MVSKNQIKLITALQQKKYRKQHKLFIAEGIKVVEELLNSNFELHELYTTQPVFDGITNANIITITEAELKKISALTTPNTCLAVFKMPDEKQPANTGLIVALDDVRDPGNLGTIVRLCDWFGIKHLVCSEQSVDVFNPKVVQATMGSITRVNVVYTNLEDYIAASPLPVFGTFMDGKNIYNEQLPQEGIIVMGNEANGISDTIAQKVTHKIAIPRFGKLQETESLNVATATSIVLSEFRRNFSGM; encoded by the coding sequence ATGGTTAGTAAAAACCAAATTAAACTAATAACGGCGTTACAGCAAAAAAAATACCGAAAACAACACAAATTGTTTATTGCCGAAGGAATAAAAGTGGTAGAGGAGTTACTTAACTCTAATTTTGAGTTGCACGAACTGTACACAACGCAGCCTGTTTTTGATGGAATTACTAATGCCAATATTATAACGATTACCGAAGCCGAATTAAAAAAAATAAGTGCACTTACCACTCCAAATACTTGTTTGGCAGTTTTTAAAATGCCCGATGAAAAGCAACCTGCTAATACAGGGCTTATTGTGGCATTAGACGATGTGCGCGACCCTGGAAACTTAGGGACTATTGTACGGCTGTGCGATTGGTTTGGTATTAAGCACTTGGTATGTTCGGAGCAAAGCGTAGATGTATTTAACCCCAAAGTAGTGCAAGCTACTATGGGCAGTATTACACGTGTAAATGTGGTATATACTAATTTAGAGGATTATATTGCTGCTAGCCCGTTACCTGTTTTTGGTACTTTTATGGATGGCAAAAATATTTATAATGAGCAACTACCACAAGAAGGTATTATTGTTATGGGTAACGAAGCCAACGGAATATCTGATACGATAGCGCAAAAAGTAACGCATAAAATAGCTATACCCCGATTTGGAAAGTTACAGGAAACCGAAAGTTTAAACGTAGCAACGGCTACCAGTATAGTGCTGAGCGAATTCCGAAGAAATTTTAGTGGAATGTAA
- the accD gene encoding acetyl-CoA carboxylase, carboxyltransferase subunit beta → MAWFKRTEKGIQTPTEDKKDVPKGLWYKSPTGKIIDAEELEKNFYVSPEDGYHVRIGSKEYFAILFDDNEFEELDANITSKDPLKFVDTKKYNDRLKDAMDKTKLKDAVRTAVGKSKGKDLVVCCMDFAFIGGSMGSVVGEKIARGIDHAIKNKLPFVMISKSGGARMMEAAMSLMQMAKTSAKLAQLAEAGLPYISLCTDPTTGGTTASYAMLGDINISEPGALIGFAGPRVVKDTTGKELPEGFQTAEFLLEHGFLDFITHRKNLKDKINQYIDLIQNQPIR, encoded by the coding sequence ATGGCTTGGTTTAAGAGAACGGAAAAAGGAATACAGACACCAACCGAAGATAAAAAGGATGTACCAAAAGGATTATGGTACAAATCGCCTACGGGCAAAATTATTGATGCCGAAGAGCTGGAGAAAAACTTTTACGTTAGTCCAGAAGATGGGTATCACGTTCGAATAGGTAGCAAGGAATATTTTGCTATACTTTTTGACGATAATGAGTTTGAAGAGCTTGATGCCAACATTACATCCAAAGATCCTTTAAAGTTTGTTGATACTAAAAAATACAACGATCGTTTAAAGGATGCTATGGACAAAACCAAGCTAAAAGATGCGGTGCGTACAGCTGTAGGGAAATCTAAGGGGAAAGACCTTGTGGTATGCTGTATGGACTTTGCTTTTATTGGTGGATCTATGGGATCGGTAGTGGGCGAAAAAATAGCACGTGGTATTGACCATGCTATTAAAAACAAACTACCTTTTGTAATGATTTCAAAATCGGGTGGTGCCCGAATGATGGAAGCAGCAATGTCCCTAATGCAAATGGCAAAAACATCGGCAAAATTAGCACAACTTGCCGAGGCAGGCTTGCCTTACATATCATTGTGTACCGACCCTACTACGGGGGGTACAACGGCATCGTATGCCATGTTGGGCGATATTAATATCTCAGAGCCTGGTGCGCTAATTGGCTTTGCAGGACCCCGTGTTGTAAAAGATACTACGGGTAAAGAGTTACCCGAAGGTTTCCAGACCGCAGAATTTCTATTAGAACATGGTTTTCTAGACTTTATAACACACCGTAAGAATCTGAAAGATAAAATTAACCAGTATATTGATTTGATACAAAATCAACCTATACGGTAG
- a CDS encoding ABC transporter permease: MLLYLRLLRESLAFAMNALINNKLRTFLSLLGVTIGIFSIIAVLAAVDSLDKKIKSDLSKVDENTMYLKRFSFAPSEIPRWKRQQFPDVTYDEYQYLKDAVPSAEYMAYQIFTKSEMVKYEANSVSNVNMVPVSHEFEDIQSLDIASGRFYNESEANSGKAVAVIGHEIAKNLFGDQDPVEKKIRIYGQRFTVIGVLKKQGESTFGPSNDITIIIPVNFLRRMYGDNNNFMTPVIVIKPMPGADPEGVKADITQKLRSYRGIKAGDINNFMIDILSGFTDLIDGIIGQMNVIGWIISGFSLLVGGFGIANIMFVSVKERTNLIGIQKALGAKNKFILFQFLFEAVILSVIGGAVGMLMVWGIAKVLTNALDFEFILSLGNVIIGTGLATFIGLVSGILPAIAASKLDPVEAIRSGM; the protein is encoded by the coding sequence ATGCTGTTATACCTGCGCTTACTTAGAGAAAGTCTTGCATTTGCCATGAATGCATTAATAAACAATAAACTCCGAACATTTTTATCATTGTTGGGGGTTACCATTGGTATCTTCTCTATTATTGCCGTGCTTGCAGCAGTAGACTCGTTGGATAAAAAAATTAAATCGGATTTAAGTAAGGTAGACGAAAATACTATGTACCTAAAGCGTTTTTCGTTTGCACCTTCAGAAATTCCACGTTGGAAGCGACAGCAATTTCCAGACGTTACTTACGATGAATACCAATACTTAAAGGATGCTGTACCATCGGCAGAGTATATGGCATATCAAATATTTACTAAGAGTGAGATGGTTAAGTACGAAGCCAACTCGGTAAGCAATGTTAATATGGTTCCTGTGTCGCATGAGTTTGAAGACATACAGAGCCTTGATATTGCATCGGGGCGTTTTTATAACGAATCGGAAGCCAACTCGGGTAAAGCAGTAGCCGTAATTGGGCATGAAATAGCCAAGAATTTGTTTGGCGACCAAGACCCCGTTGAAAAGAAAATTAGAATTTATGGGCAGCGTTTTACTGTAATTGGGGTGTTAAAAAAGCAGGGTGAAAGTACTTTTGGGCCTAGTAACGATATTACGATTATTATACCTGTCAATTTTTTACGCCGTATGTATGGTGATAACAATAATTTTATGACGCCCGTAATTGTTATTAAGCCAATGCCTGGTGCCGACCCTGAGGGAGTTAAAGCCGATATAACCCAAAAACTACGCTCGTACAGAGGGATAAAGGCAGGCGATATTAATAATTTTATGATAGACATCCTATCGGGTTTTACCGACCTTATTGATGGTATTATAGGGCAGATGAATGTTATTGGTTGGATTATTAGTGGTTTCTCGTTACTGGTAGGAGGTTTTGGTATTGCTAACATTATGTTTGTATCGGTTAAAGAGCGTACCAACCTTATAGGGATACAAAAAGCCTTAGGCGCTAAAAATAAATTTATACTCTTTCAGTTTTTATTCGAAGCCGTTATACTATCTGTAATAGGTGGAGCAGTAGGAATGCTTATGGTGTGGGGTATTGCCAAAGTGCTTACCAATGCCCTCGATTTTGAGTTTATACTGAGCTTAGGCAATGTAATTATTGGTACAGGGTTGGCTACATTTATTGGGTTGGTTTCGGGTATACTACCTGCTATTGCAGCCTCTAAACTTGACCCTGTTGAGGCGATTAGGAGTGGCATGTAA
- the ubiE gene encoding bifunctional demethylmenaquinone methyltransferase/2-methoxy-6-polyprenyl-1,4-benzoquinol methylase UbiE, which produces MPKNVTPYKDSELGKKEQVAQMFDTISEKYDGLNRVISFGIDVKWRKKVLKMVADTQPQTILDIATGTGDLAILMANTSATEIIGADISAGMLDVGRKKIAERKMDNKIKMVLADSENLPFDDNYFDAITVAFGVRNFETLEKGLSEILRVLKPGGIFVILETSVPTQFPYKQGYTFYSKFILPAIGKLFSKDKSAYAYLSESASVFPYGEALNNILRKIGFIEVQNLPQTFGVATIYSASKK; this is translated from the coding sequence ATGCCAAAAAACGTAACGCCATATAAGGATTCTGAACTGGGCAAAAAAGAGCAAGTTGCCCAAATGTTTGATACCATTTCTGAGAAGTACGATGGGCTTAACCGCGTAATCTCGTTTGGTATAGATGTTAAATGGCGTAAAAAAGTACTTAAAATGGTGGCAGATACCCAACCGCAAACCATACTGGATATTGCTACGGGTACGGGCGATTTGGCTATATTGATGGCGAATACATCGGCTACCGAGATTATAGGGGCAGATATATCGGCAGGAATGCTGGACGTGGGGCGTAAAAAAATAGCCGAGCGTAAAATGGACAACAAAATAAAAATGGTATTGGCAGACAGCGAAAATTTACCGTTTGACGATAATTATTTTGATGCCATAACAGTAGCTTTTGGCGTTCGTAACTTTGAAACGTTGGAGAAAGGACTTTCCGAGATTTTAAGGGTTTTAAAACCCGGAGGCATTTTTGTAATCCTCGAAACATCCGTGCCTACCCAATTTCCGTACAAACAAGGGTATACGTTTTACTCTAAATTTATATTGCCTGCTATTGGCAAATTATTCTCTAAAGATAAATCGGCATATGCCTATTTAAGCGAGTCAGCATCGGTTTTTCCGTATGGCGAAGCGTTAAACAATATTTTGAGAAAAATTGGGTTTATAGAGGTACAGAATTTGCCACAAACATTTGGCGTGGCTACAATTTATTCCGCTTCAAAAAAGTAA
- the purH gene encoding bifunctional phosphoribosylaminoimidazolecarboxamide formyltransferase/IMP cyclohydrolase: MSMQKTISSALISVFNKEGLEPIVRKLHEQSVTIYSTGGTEAFIKNLGIPVVPVEDVTSYPSILGGRVKTLHPKVFGGILNRQDNEQDVQQMQEYDIPQIDVVIVDLYPFEKTVASGAPEADIIEKIDIGGISLIRAAAKNFKDTVIVASVNEYSLFLDTITKNNGATSIEERKLFAAKAFHVSSHYDTAIFNYFNTDDTFYKESVADGKVLRYGENPHQKGFFFGQFDEMFNKLHGKELSYNNLLDVDAAVNLMQEFKNDAPTFAILKHNNACGLATRATIKEAYVDALAGDPTSAFGGVLIANTTIDAATAEEVNKLFCEVVIAPAFDDDAIAILQQKKNRILLVQNDIALPTKQVRTCLNGLLVQDKDNITDGKEHLKTVTTTAPTAQEVDDLIFASKICKHTKSNTIVFAKNKQLFASGTGQTSRVDALRQAVDKANSFHFDLNGAVMASDAFFPFPDCVELAKNAGITAVIQPGGSIKDELSIDYCNQNNVAMVFTGTRHFKH, from the coding sequence ATGAGCATGCAAAAAACAATTTCATCGGCACTTATATCGGTATTTAACAAAGAAGGTTTAGAGCCCATAGTACGCAAACTGCACGAACAATCGGTAACCATTTATTCTACAGGTGGTACAGAGGCTTTTATTAAAAATTTAGGTATCCCTGTTGTTCCGGTAGAAGATGTAACATCGTACCCATCAATACTTGGCGGGCGTGTAAAAACATTACATCCTAAAGTTTTTGGAGGTATTCTTAACCGACAGGATAACGAGCAGGATGTACAGCAGATGCAAGAATACGATATTCCGCAGATAGATGTTGTTATTGTAGATTTATATCCGTTTGAGAAAACAGTAGCTTCGGGAGCACCAGAAGCTGATATTATAGAAAAAATAGATATTGGTGGTATCTCGTTAATTCGTGCCGCAGCCAAAAACTTTAAAGATACCGTTATTGTCGCGTCAGTAAACGAGTATAGCCTATTCCTAGATACTATTACTAAAAATAATGGTGCAACTAGTATAGAAGAACGTAAATTGTTTGCTGCAAAAGCATTCCACGTATCATCGCATTACGATACAGCCATATTCAATTATTTTAATACCGACGATACATTTTACAAAGAAAGCGTTGCCGATGGTAAGGTATTACGCTATGGCGAAAATCCACACCAAAAAGGTTTCTTTTTTGGTCAGTTCGACGAAATGTTTAACAAACTACACGGTAAAGAATTATCGTACAACAACCTGCTCGATGTGGATGCTGCAGTTAACCTAATGCAAGAATTTAAAAATGATGCGCCTACTTTTGCCATACTAAAACACAATAACGCTTGTGGCTTGGCTACCAGAGCTACTATAAAAGAGGCGTATGTTGATGCTTTAGCGGGCGACCCTACATCGGCATTTGGGGGTGTACTAATAGCCAACACTACAATAGATGCTGCTACTGCTGAGGAAGTAAACAAGCTCTTCTGCGAAGTAGTTATTGCACCAGCGTTTGATGATGATGCTATAGCGATACTGCAACAAAAGAAAAACAGAATACTACTGGTACAAAACGATATTGCACTACCTACCAAACAGGTACGTACTTGCCTTAACGGACTTTTAGTACAGGATAAAGATAACATTACCGATGGTAAGGAACATTTAAAAACGGTTACTACAACTGCCCCTACAGCGCAGGAGGTTGACGACCTTATTTTTGCATCTAAAATATGCAAGCACACAAAATCTAACACCATTGTGTTTGCTAAAAACAAACAACTTTTTGCATCAGGCACAGGGCAAACGTCTCGCGTAGATGCATTAAGGCAGGCTGTAGATAAAGCAAATTCGTTTCATTTTGACCTTAATGGAGCCGTAATGGCAAGCGATGCATTCTTCCCATTCCCCGATTGTGTAGAACTGGCTAAAAATGCAGGAATTACCGCTGTTATTCAGCCTGGAGGCTCTATAAAAGACGAATTGAGTATTGACTATTGTAACCAAAATAATGTTGCAATGGTATTTACAGGAACACGCCATTTTAAACATTAA
- the tamL gene encoding translocation and assembly module lipoprotein TamL, whose product MRNKTTKIALFILSGFLFYSCSLIKRVPDGKHLLEKNDIVVNGESKNTDELKAQLYQQPNSSILGYHLRLHLYNLAKPNADSSYQAWLDRKPGRRESLQKLLSDKQVQRLGNSFIVSGYSKFLKKVGEPPVIVDPARVRKSANRLMAHYYKQGFFRTKIGFSIDTLGNKKAKVNYNVTTGKPYVVDSITPYIATPVLDSLYQTTTKKSVLKSNKQYNESDFTEERERITTFFRNRGAYTFQQNNISYVVDTVNTGYKANVDLIIDDQTIREEDTTYTRPFKLYKIKEVNIYTKNPADESQAIDSTSHKGFNIFSTGKINYRSQALTNPVFIMPGSIYSDSTRILTSRYLNNLRVFDYPTIEYIIDSTNTNEGSLITNIYLTPRERFKFIASIDLTHSNIQDVGIEGSTGISIRNLFRGAEILDLTVRGNIGSSSDPDIADQSFFNILEYGADAKLSFPRLFFPFNTDIIIPKSMIPSTLMTFGISRQQNIGLDKESFSGVLNYNWTPKENVTARLDFFNIQYVRNVNPQNYFNVYNTSYDRLNDIANSYVGSINPDYFVPDDNPNNDKQLIIESGTDGFIDDVTSDAITVSANDKQDVRSIEERKNRLTENNLIASSNFTYTTTSRENLTDNGFFIFKTKIETAGNALALLSSLTDSGNRSASGNKTILDVEYSQYVKGEVDFIKHFDLKQGKVLAMRAFFGLAVPYGNSKSIPFIRSYFAGGSNDNRAWQSYSLGPGRSGGLNDFNEANLKMAYSAELRFDILGQLKGAVFGDVGNIWNVFDDQDDPDYTFNGLSSLQDLALGSGFGIRYDFNFFVIRLDLGFKTYDPGRPVNDRWFKEYNLANAVYNVGINYPF is encoded by the coding sequence TTGAGAAATAAAACAACAAAAATAGCACTATTTATATTATCAGGTTTCCTTTTCTATTCGTGCTCTCTTATAAAGCGAGTTCCCGATGGAAAGCATCTCTTAGAGAAAAATGATATTGTAGTAAATGGAGAGTCTAAAAACACCGATGAACTTAAAGCGCAACTTTATCAGCAGCCTAATAGCAGTATACTTGGGTATCATTTAAGGTTACACCTATATAACTTAGCAAAGCCAAATGCCGATTCTTCGTATCAGGCATGGTTAGATCGTAAGCCTGGACGACGCGAATCGTTACAAAAATTACTATCTGATAAGCAAGTGCAACGTTTAGGGAATTCCTTTATAGTATCAGGATATAGTAAGTTCCTTAAAAAAGTAGGTGAACCACCCGTAATTGTAGATCCTGCACGAGTACGAAAATCTGCCAACAGGCTTATGGCACACTATTACAAGCAAGGTTTTTTCCGCACCAAAATTGGATTCAGTATTGATACGTTAGGAAATAAAAAAGCAAAGGTAAATTATAACGTTACTACAGGCAAACCCTACGTGGTAGATTCTATAACACCCTATATAGCAACACCTGTACTGGATAGTTTATACCAAACTACAACAAAAAAATCGGTACTAAAAAGCAACAAACAATACAACGAAAGTGATTTTACTGAGGAACGCGAACGCATTACTACTTTTTTTAGAAACAGAGGTGCTTATACTTTTCAGCAGAATAATATATCCTACGTAGTAGATACGGTAAATACAGGTTATAAAGCTAATGTAGATTTAATTATTGATGACCAAACCATACGCGAGGAGGATACTACCTACACCCGCCCGTTTAAACTCTATAAAATAAAAGAGGTAAATATTTACACCAAAAACCCTGCCGATGAAAGCCAAGCTATAGACAGTACATCGCACAAAGGTTTTAATATTTTTAGCACAGGTAAAATTAACTATAGGTCGCAGGCACTTACCAACCCTGTTTTTATAATGCCTGGTAGTATCTATTCTGATTCTACACGAATACTAACATCGCGTTACCTGAACAATTTAAGGGTTTTTGATTATCCTACTATAGAGTATATTATAGATAGTACGAATACAAACGAAGGCTCGCTAATAACAAATATTTACCTTACACCAAGAGAACGGTTTAAGTTTATTGCCTCGATAGACCTCACACACTCCAATATTCAGGATGTAGGTATTGAGGGTAGTACGGGTATTTCCATACGAAATTTATTTCGCGGGGCAGAAATTCTGGATCTTACCGTTAGGGGTAACATAGGTTCTTCCAGCGACCCTGATATTGCCGACCAAAGCTTTTTTAATATTTTAGAGTATGGTGCCGATGCGAAACTTAGCTTCCCCAGATTATTTTTCCCTTTTAATACCGATATAATTATACCCAAAAGTATGATTCCGTCTACACTCATGACTTTTGGTATAAGCAGGCAGCAAAATATTGGTTTGGATAAGGAGAGTTTCTCGGGTGTTTTAAATTACAACTGGACACCAAAAGAAAATGTTACAGCACGTTTGGATTTTTTTAATATACAGTACGTACGTAATGTAAACCCACAAAATTATTTTAATGTATACAATACCTCTTACGATAGATTAAACGATATTGCCAATTCGTATGTAGGCTCTATAAACCCTGATTATTTTGTACCAGACGATAATCCCAATAACGATAAACAATTAATAATAGAAAGTGGTACTGATGGTTTTATTGACGATGTAACGAGCGATGCCATTACCGTTTCGGCAAACGACAAACAGGACGTACGAAGTATTGAAGAGCGGAAAAACAGGCTTACAGAAAATAACCTAATAGCTTCGTCCAACTTTACATACACTACCACATCTAGGGAAAACCTTACTGATAATGGTTTCTTCATTTTTAAAACCAAAATAGAAACGGCTGGTAATGCACTTGCACTACTATCGTCGTTAACCGATAGCGGCAACAGAAGTGCAAGCGGTAATAAAACCATACTGGATGTAGAATACTCGCAATATGTAAAGGGGGAAGTAGATTTTATTAAGCATTTTGATTTAAAACAGGGAAAAGTACTTGCAATGCGTGCCTTTTTTGGGCTTGCTGTACCGTATGGCAACTCCAAATCAATCCCCTTTATTCGAAGTTACTTTGCAGGTGGTAGTAACGACAATCGTGCATGGCAATCGTACAGCCTCGGACCTGGTAGAAGTGGCGGATTAAACGACTTTAATGAAGCCAACTTAAAAATGGCATACAGTGCCGAACTGCGGTTTGATATACTGGGGCAACTAAAAGGTGCTGTGTTTGGCGATGTAGGTAATATTTGGAATGTTTTTGATGACCAAGATGACCCCGATTATACTTTTAATGGCTTAAGTTCGCTTCAGGATTTAGCATTGGGTTCTGGTTTTGGAATTCGTTACGATTTTAATTTTTTTGTAATACGATTGGATCTTGGTTTTAAAACCTACGACCCAGGCAGACCTGTGAATGACAGGTGGTTTAAAGAATATAATCTGGCAAACGCTGTTTACAATGTCGGAATTAATTATCCTTTCTAA
- a CDS encoding alpha-ketoglutarate-dependent dioxygenase AlkB family protein — protein sequence MDLFNNKPSNETNLLPYDGTVHHYGTVFTKKEADYYLDYLLNSIEWKNDEAIIFGKLITTKRKVAWYAEQPFEYTYSKITKKALPFTPTLTKLKNSVEEHTGETYNSCLLNLYHDGSEGMAWHSDAEKDLKKNGAIASVSFGAARKFAFKHKQDKTTVSVILEHGSLLVMKGNTQTHWLHRLPPTKRVNTPRVNLTFRTIIR from the coding sequence ATGGACTTATTCAATAACAAACCTAGTAATGAAACTAACCTATTACCTTATGACGGTACAGTACACCATTATGGTACTGTATTTACTAAAAAGGAAGCGGATTATTATTTAGATTATTTACTAAATAGTATTGAATGGAAAAATGATGAGGCTATTATTTTTGGAAAACTCATAACTACCAAACGCAAAGTAGCGTGGTATGCCGAGCAACCCTTTGAATACACCTACAGTAAAATAACCAAAAAAGCACTACCCTTTACCCCAACACTTACCAAACTAAAAAATAGTGTAGAAGAGCATACGGGCGAAACCTACAACTCGTGCCTACTTAACCTATACCACGACGGGAGTGAAGGGATGGCATGGCACAGCGATGCCGAAAAGGACTTAAAGAAAAATGGGGCAATAGCATCGGTTAGTTTTGGGGCTGCACGTAAATTTGCCTTTAAACACAAGCAGGATAAAACAACCGTATCGGTTATTTTAGAGCATGGCAGCCTACTGGTAATGAAAGGCAATACGCAAACCCATTGGCTACACAGGTTACCCCCTACAAAACGGGTAAACACTCCACGTGTAAACCTTACCTTTAGGACTATAATCCGTTAA